A region from the Lolium perenne isolate Kyuss_39 chromosome 4, Kyuss_2.0, whole genome shotgun sequence genome encodes:
- the LOC127297505 gene encoding mitochondrial import inner membrane translocase subunit TIM23-1, whose product MADPRLHPSGSAPRRDEPTTDGSGRRLYNPYQDLNIPYKNLYDLPTSPEFLFQEEALVQRRSWGENLTYYTGIGYLSGALAGAAIGLREAAAGAEPGDTAKIRANRVLNSCGAAGRRVGNRLGVIGLLYAGMESGMVAARDGQDDWVNSVVAGLGTGALFRAANGPRSAAVAGAVGGVLAGAALAAKQAAKRYQFAL is encoded by the coding sequence ATGGCCGATCCGCGGCTCCACCCATCGGGATCCGCCCCGCGCCGCGATGAGCCCACCACGGACGGCTCCGGCCGCCGGCTCTACAACCCGTACCAGGACCTCAACATCCCCTACAAGAACCTCTACGACCTGCCCACCTCCCCGGAGTTCCTCTTCCAGGAGGAGGCGCTCGTGCAGCGCCGCTCCTGGGGCGAGAACCTCACCTACTACACCGGCATCGGCTACCTCTCCGGCGCCCTCGCCGGCGCCGCCATCGGCCTCCGCgaggccgccgccggcgccgagcCGGGCGACACCGCCAAGATCCGCGCCAACCGCGTCCTCAACTCGTGCGGCGCCGCGGGCCGCCGCGTCGGAAACCGGCTCGGCGTCATCGGCCTCCTCTACGCCGGGATGGAGAGCGGCATGGTCGCCGCGCGCGACGGCCAGGACGACTGGGTCAACAGCGTCGTCGCGGGGCTCGGCACCGGCGCGCTATTCAGGGCCGCCAACGGGCCCcgctccgccgccgtcgccggcgccgtcGGTGGGGTCCTCGCCGGCGCCGCCCTCGCAGCCAAGCAGGCCGCCAAGAGATACCAGTTCGCCCTCTGA
- the LOC139830374 gene encoding F-box protein At2g17036-like — translation MLITGWLFGVAAFTTLKDAAWRLAPSRDGVEDAIHHDGRFYSVTYSGAVEVWEHDADGGVFTSATVTPGPAGAGWTHPGLCRRYLVAAPGGRFMVVLKTDRYNRSRRTSSFKVHVLDGAQWKETDDIGDTALFVGANESLCMSTTVHPELKAGCVYFTEDHLGQASLWKDAPSYGDDGQRGLGVFCLKDGTMEKVEGQGWHRSWPPPAWFTPSIP, via the coding sequence ATGCTGATCACGGGATGGCTTTTCGGCGTCGCGGCCTTCACGACTCTGAAGGACGCTGCGTGGAGGTTGGCGCCCTCGCGCGACGGCGTCGAGGACGCCATCCACCACGACGGCAGGTTCTACTCTGTCACATACTCGGGCGCGGTTGAAGTGTGGGAGCACGACGCAGACGGCGGTGTATTCACGAGCGCCACGGTCACGCCTGGTCCGGCCGGCGCCGGGTGGACCCACCCAGGGCTTTGCCGCAGGTACCTCGTGGCGGCGCCGGGAGGGCGGTTCATGGTGGTGCTCAAAACGGACAGGTACAACAGGAGCCGGCGGACGTCCTCGTTCAAGGTGCATGTCCTCGACGGAGCGCAGTGGAAGGAGACGGACGACATCGGCGACACCGCTCTGTTCGTCGGGGCGAACGAATCTTTGTGCATGTCGACGACGGTGCACCCGGAGCTCAAGGCCGGCTGTGTTTACTTCACTGAAGACCATCTGGGTCAGGCATCATTGTGGAAGGACGCGCCCAGTTATGGCGATGACGGCCAGCGTGGCCTTGGGGTGTTCTGCCTCAAGGACGGCACAATGGAGAAAGTCGAGGGGCAAGGGTGGCACCGGAGCTGGCCACCGCCAGCGTGGTTCACGCCTTCCATCCCATGA